From Oenococcus sicerae, the proteins below share one genomic window:
- a CDS encoding MBL fold metallo-hydrolase codes for MTTKAKFLNGLNTIGGNIVSFANNKTRIFMDFGVPEDSKAGDSITSLIEKGILPDTPELFTENARQTYDQQAIFISHLHIDHIGALKFLKPQLPIYMSAQSKKLYDDLIQAGDELPIADLQAVDYGQMVKIGPFTVTFFQSDHDVIGASAIEVVDDQGHHFVHSGDLRYNGPYPQRLDHWTQAVAQTQPDLFLIEGTSFSFDDDKGDHAQAASTNVEADLLQHFIDKLPSNHLLAINPYPRNVERLYALEMAANDFGRPIVWESFYAGLLKQFFPKTRPLVLGKDIDLSQIIAYPENYVLQNSYDHLDYLKDFYKPIFLQMNGEPLGDYDPRYQLQQAKLTQFAAEFIYAGASGHATQADLLKAAKRVHAKLTIPWHSFKPEIEAAALRGEGLTAKIASKNEVISF; via the coding sequence ATGACGACTAAAGCAAAATTTTTGAATGGTTTGAATACGATCGGTGGTAACATTGTGAGTTTTGCAAATAATAAAACAAGAATCTTCATGGATTTTGGTGTGCCTGAAGATTCTAAGGCTGGTGATTCGATCACGAGTTTGATTGAAAAGGGTATTTTGCCGGATACACCTGAATTGTTTACTGAGAATGCTAGGCAGACTTATGACCAGCAAGCAATTTTTATTTCACATCTGCATATTGATCATATTGGTGCTTTAAAATTTTTGAAGCCCCAGCTGCCGATCTATATGTCTGCACAATCTAAAAAATTGTATGATGATTTGATTCAAGCCGGCGATGAGCTGCCTATTGCCGATCTGCAAGCGGTTGACTATGGGCAAATGGTCAAAATCGGTCCCTTTACTGTTACTTTCTTTCAGTCTGACCATGATGTTATTGGTGCTAGTGCTATTGAAGTAGTTGATGATCAAGGACACCATTTTGTTCATTCTGGTGACTTGCGTTATAACGGTCCCTATCCCCAAAGACTTGACCATTGGACACAAGCTGTGGCGCAAACACAGCCGGATTTATTTTTAATTGAGGGAACCAGTTTTTCTTTCGATGATGATAAAGGCGATCATGCGCAAGCGGCATCTACAAATGTTGAAGCAGATCTGCTTCAACATTTTATTGATAAACTACCATCGAATCATCTGTTAGCTATCAATCCTTATCCAAGAAACGTTGAACGTCTATATGCACTGGAAATGGCTGCTAACGACTTTGGTCGACCAATTGTTTGGGAATCTTTTTATGCCGGATTACTAAAACAATTTTTCCCAAAGACCCGACCGCTGGTACTTGGCAAAGATATTGATCTATCGCAAATAATCGCTTACCCGGAAAATTATGTTTTGCAAAACAGCTACGATCACTTGGATTATTTAAAAGATTTTTATAAACCGATTTTCTTACAGATGAATGGTGAGCCTTTAGGTGATTATGATCCCAGATATCAGCTTCAGCAAGCTAAATTAACACAATTTGCGGCTGAATTTATTTACGCAGGCGCTTCGGGTCACGCGACGCAAGCAGATCTATTAAAAGCTGCCAAACGGGTGCACGCCAAATTGACAATTCCTTGGCATTCTTTTAAGCCGGAAATAGAAGCGGCAGCCTTAAGAGGAGAAGGCTTGACGGCTAAAATAGCAAGCAAAAATGAAGTTATTAGTTTTTAG
- a CDS encoding ABC transporter substrate-binding protein: MKKVKMFGMATLALLGSTTLFSAVSPIAASAARTKVVLWDGMTGPYAKSLDKIVKQYNNSQSKYTVVRQSQGNYATLTQKIMAAAKSKTLPDMAQATYTQVPDYEKEGIVAPLDSYMLKGSNKISKTQLKNIYPGFVSSSKWQGKYYSIPFSKSVRVMLVNQDLLKQLGFSTPKTWSDVEKISKAAKAKGDAGVGFDQSFDMELESLSNAAGTKFVSKNLKVKFASSKVLKAADGIYGMLQNGEAWTAGADIYGTNRFAEGKTALYFSSSAGVSISSTTVKKFKLATAVFPSYQGKRSTELAGNDLVMLNNNKKHQAGVWSFMKYLLKDKTTEQWAEATGYLPLTKTARNSASYKNYLKKNPLYKAAADSLPYGFQATAFSGYNDYRTEMLNAVDLVTSKKESPDKVFPASAKKMKTIISENK, translated from the coding sequence ATGAAGAAAGTTAAAATGTTTGGTATGGCAACTTTAGCCTTATTGGGAAGTACAACGCTGTTTAGCGCGGTTTCGCCAATTGCAGCAAGTGCAGCACGGACTAAAGTGGTGCTCTGGGATGGCATGACTGGCCCTTATGCAAAATCTTTGGACAAAATTGTTAAACAGTATAATAATTCTCAATCAAAATACACAGTTGTTCGTCAATCTCAGGGAAATTATGCGACCCTGACTCAAAAAATTATGGCTGCTGCTAAGTCAAAGACTTTGCCTGACATGGCACAAGCTACTTATACGCAAGTTCCTGATTATGAAAAAGAGGGAATTGTCGCACCGCTGGATAGCTATATGCTAAAAGGTAGTAATAAAATTTCCAAAACACAATTAAAAAATATTTACCCGGGATTTGTATCTTCCTCTAAGTGGCAGGGCAAGTATTATTCAATTCCTTTTTCAAAATCAGTTCGTGTGATGCTAGTCAACCAAGACTTGCTCAAGCAATTAGGTTTTTCAACACCCAAGACTTGGAGCGATGTTGAAAAGATCTCTAAAGCTGCTAAAGCTAAGGGGGATGCTGGCGTTGGTTTTGACCAATCATTTGACATGGAACTGGAAAGTCTCTCAAATGCAGCTGGTACGAAATTTGTTTCCAAGAATTTGAAAGTTAAATTTGCCAGTTCTAAGGTTTTGAAAGCCGCTGATGGTATTTACGGCATGTTGCAAAATGGCGAGGCTTGGACCGCTGGTGCAGATATTTATGGAACCAATCGTTTTGCTGAAGGTAAGACGGCGCTATATTTTTCTAGTTCTGCAGGTGTTTCGATTTCCAGCACGACAGTTAAGAAATTCAAGCTTGCTACTGCTGTTTTCCCAAGCTATCAGGGCAAACGGTCCACAGAACTTGCCGGCAATGATCTCGTGATGTTAAACAATAATAAAAAACATCAGGCTGGTGTTTGGTCATTTATGAAGTACTTGTTAAAAGACAAGACAACTGAACAATGGGCCGAAGCAACCGGTTATCTGCCATTAACAAAGACAGCGCGTAATTCTGCTTCTTATAAAAATTATCTAAAGAAAAATCCGCTTTATAAGGCTGCGGCCGATTCCCTGCCTTATGGTTTTCAGGCAACGGCTTTCTCCGGTTACAACGATTATCGGACGGAAATGTTAAATGCTGTTGACCTCGTGACATCGAAAAAAGAATCGCCAGATAAGGTTTTCCCAGCATCCGCTAAGAAAATGAAGACGATTATTTCTGAAAACAAGTAA
- a CDS encoding carbohydrate ABC transporter permease: MTICIYLLISFGAIIMLIPFIWMLSTALKTQSEAIQVPPIWIPKIWHFENFISAWQAAPFATYMFNSLFVTVATTALQLLTSILAAFSFAKLNFKGKNLLFVILLATMMVPGEMLIIPNYVTLSKMSLINTYGALIIPWIASFFSVFALRQSFMSVPNSVYYSAKIDGASDWRFLWRILVPMSKSSIVAITMLQVIGSWNSFMWPLIVTNSDSLRTLPVGLQAFMTESGIQYPQLMAATTFVILPMAILYLFLQKYIIAGISRSGLKG, from the coding sequence ATGACGATCTGTATTTACCTGCTGATTTCATTTGGTGCTATCATCATGTTGATTCCTTTTATTTGGATGCTCTCCACTGCTTTAAAAACACAGTCCGAAGCGATTCAAGTACCGCCGATCTGGATTCCGAAAATTTGGCATTTTGAAAACTTTATTAGTGCGTGGCAGGCAGCGCCTTTTGCGACCTATATGTTCAATTCGTTGTTCGTAACGGTCGCAACAACAGCCTTACAGTTATTGACAAGTATTCTAGCGGCTTTTAGTTTTGCAAAACTCAATTTTAAAGGAAAGAATCTGCTTTTCGTTATTTTGCTGGCGACCATGATGGTTCCCGGTGAAATGCTGATCATTCCAAATTATGTGACCTTATCTAAAATGAGTCTGATCAACACATACGGTGCTTTGATCATTCCCTGGATTGCGAGTTTCTTTTCGGTATTTGCTTTACGTCAAAGCTTTATGTCGGTACCGAATTCCGTTTATTATTCTGCAAAAATAGACGGTGCTTCGGATTGGCGTTTTCTCTGGCGAATTTTAGTACCGATGAGCAAATCTTCGATTGTTGCCATTACAATGCTTCAGGTAATTGGATCATGGAATAGTTTTATGTGGCCTTTGATCGTGACAAACAGTGATAGTCTCAGAACCTTGCCAGTTGGTTTGCAAGCCTTTATGACTGAGTCGGGAATTCAGTACCCTCAGTTGATGGCCGCGACAACTTTTGTCATTTTACCAATGGCCATACTTTATTTATTCTTGCAAAAATACATAATTGCAGGGATTTCTCGTTCGGGATTGAAAGGATAA
- a CDS encoding carbohydrate ABC transporter permease, translating into MMNAKQTWRGSIKGWLYVMPMLIVIVVFSIYPIIKSFAMSLYTDYQFLTDTVLARGFDNFSYLFSDTNFHLAVANTLVYVVGTVPLTIVISLILAVMLFHIKKFADFFRTVYFLPFVTSTIAISMVWTWIFNARLGLANYFLSVIGVSPIDWLNDPKYAMLTLIIISIWKGLGFNIILILAGLGNIDKRYANAAKVDGANAWQIFWHVTLPQLSPTLVFVLINAVIGDFKVFDEVFAVFGGQPGPAQSAMTMVFYIYQQFYVMNQYGRAAAAAVILFAMILVVTIIQLLVSRHFDYSRPTKVKRTKKKAKA; encoded by the coding sequence ATGATGAATGCCAAGCAAACCTGGAGAGGTTCGATCAAGGGCTGGCTATATGTCATGCCGATGCTGATCGTGATCGTCGTTTTCAGTATCTACCCGATTATCAAATCTTTTGCTATGTCGCTATACACGGATTACCAATTTTTAACTGATACTGTTTTAGCACGTGGTTTTGATAATTTTAGTTATTTGTTTTCCGATACTAATTTTCATTTAGCTGTGGCCAATACACTGGTTTACGTTGTCGGCACAGTGCCTTTGACGATCGTCATCTCGTTGATTTTAGCTGTGATGTTGTTTCACATCAAAAAATTTGCTGATTTTTTTCGAACCGTTTATTTTCTTCCCTTTGTGACTTCCACGATTGCTATTTCCATGGTTTGGACTTGGATTTTTAATGCAAGACTAGGGCTGGCCAATTACTTTTTAAGTGTCATCGGTGTCAGTCCGATCGATTGGCTCAATGATCCTAAATACGCCATGCTGACGCTGATCATTATTTCTATTTGGAAAGGTCTAGGCTTTAATATTATTTTGATTTTAGCCGGTTTAGGAAACATTGATAAACGCTATGCCAATGCCGCTAAAGTCGATGGTGCCAATGCTTGGCAAATTTTCTGGCACGTGACCTTGCCGCAATTATCGCCAACATTGGTTTTTGTGTTGATCAATGCTGTGATCGGCGACTTTAAAGTTTTTGATGAGGTCTTTGCGGTTTTTGGCGGTCAGCCAGGACCAGCCCAATCAGCTATGACAATGGTTTTTTATATTTATCAGCAATTTTATGTCATGAACCAATATGGTCGCGCTGCAGCTGCAGCTGTTATCTTGTTTGCCATGATTCTGGTTGTCACGATTATTCAGCTGCTAGTCTCGCGACATTTTGATTATAGTCGGCCAACGAAGGTCAAAAGGACCAAAAAGAAGGCTAAAGCATGA
- a CDS encoding ABC transporter ATP-binding protein, protein MKLVAKNLTLAYQTGKNIIDGIDFEIEDHTLVSLLGPSGSGKSTILNMIAGLLTPTSGEIYFADRAVTKLSVAERNIGMVFQNYALYPNMTVRDNIAFPLKIAKIAKNERKQEIERLAKLVHIEDQLDKRPGELSGGQQQRVAIARALARKPAVLLLDEPLSNLDAKLRTEMRVEIARIQQATGVTTIFVTHDQNEAMHISDKIMLLSDGVIQQYAAPNDLYDKPANLFTAKFIGDPQINTFDKAEALAYLQNYFAKQVKTIGIRPDAISTIKNSSSVELPVTLKSYSKYGPEQLSRFDFFGAEFDGENVDGISEVEVGQPLKVYVPASAIHGFDDSDRHVLALKPDLQDLTSSIKS, encoded by the coding sequence CGATGGAATTGATTTTGAGATTGAGGATCATACACTTGTATCGTTACTGGGACCATCTGGGTCTGGTAAATCAACTATTTTGAATATGATAGCCGGTTTGTTGACACCGACTTCGGGTGAAATTTATTTTGCTGATAGGGCTGTTACTAAACTGAGCGTTGCTGAGCGAAATATCGGCATGGTGTTTCAGAACTATGCGCTTTATCCGAATATGACCGTGCGCGACAATATTGCTTTTCCTTTAAAAATTGCAAAAATTGCCAAAAATGAACGTAAACAAGAAATTGAACGACTAGCCAAATTGGTCCATATCGAAGATCAATTAGATAAGCGACCAGGTGAATTATCAGGTGGCCAGCAGCAGCGTGTTGCGATCGCACGGGCGCTTGCTAGAAAACCAGCTGTATTATTATTGGACGAACCGCTTTCTAATCTAGATGCTAAATTACGCACGGAGATGCGCGTTGAAATAGCTCGAATTCAGCAAGCTACAGGGGTGACGACTATTTTTGTGACACACGACCAAAATGAGGCCATGCATATTTCAGATAAAATCATGTTGTTATCTGATGGTGTGATTCAACAATATGCCGCGCCAAATGATTTGTATGATAAGCCAGCCAATCTTTTTACGGCTAAATTTATTGGCGATCCGCAGATCAATACTTTTGATAAGGCTGAAGCACTTGCTTATTTGCAGAATTATTTTGCCAAACAAGTTAAAACGATCGGTATTAGACCGGATGCAATTTCAACGATCAAAAACAGTTCCAGCGTTGAACTGCCGGTGACTTTAAAATCATATAGTAAATATGGCCCCGAGCAGCTCTCAAGGTTTGATTTTTTTGGTGCTGAATTTGATGGTGAAAATGTCGATGGGATCAGCGAGGTGGAAGTTGGTCAGCCTCTTAAAGTGTATGTGCCTGCATCTGCGATTCACGGATTTGACGATTCGGATAGACATGTTTTAGCGCTGAAACCTGATCTTCAAGATTTAACATCGAGCATTAAATCATGA